A stretch of Aeromicrobium tamlense DNA encodes these proteins:
- a CDS encoding TetR family transcriptional regulator has product MANTLDDVVSGALRVLDAYGLEFCSMRRVAGELGVQPSALYHHVPDKQTLLALMADRIVANVEVGDDPAKAAHALREALLSTRDGADVVATASAFRLGDSRIETELAALTSPDVARTLLLYVFGHTQATQMHRQAAQIGILAEDPDLDASFARGLDLILR; this is encoded by the coding sequence ATGGCCAACACCCTCGACGACGTCGTCTCCGGGGCCCTGCGCGTGCTCGACGCCTACGGGCTCGAGTTCTGCTCGATGCGCCGCGTCGCCGGTGAGCTCGGGGTGCAGCCCAGTGCGCTCTACCACCACGTGCCGGACAAGCAGACGCTCCTGGCGCTGATGGCCGACCGGATCGTCGCGAACGTCGAGGTCGGCGACGATCCCGCCAAGGCTGCCCACGCGCTGCGCGAGGCACTGCTGTCCACCCGCGACGGGGCCGACGTCGTGGCCACCGCCTCGGCCTTCCGGCTGGGCGACTCGCGCATCGAGACCGAGCTGGCGGCGCTGACCTCGCCCGACGTCGCGCGCACCCTGCTGCTCTACGTCTTCGGCCACACCCAGGCCACCCAGATGCACCGCCAGGCCGCGCAGATCGGCATCCTCGCCGAGGATCCCGACCTCGATGCGTCGTTCGCGCGCGGCCTCGACCTCATCCTGCGCTGA